The following coding sequences are from one Dermacentor andersoni chromosome 5, qqDerAnde1_hic_scaffold, whole genome shotgun sequence window:
- the LOC126531346 gene encoding protein lifeguard 2-like isoform X1 translates to MSSGPYPSQQPPLFLQPIVQLPYTPIMQPANPSAPSGLSYPTNPGFMPTPVPQPGIQNSGFVPTPVPQPGIQHSGFMPTPPPQPGTRQQQPYIGFAPHDQFPAAPPPYPGPGQADFGKPSSGMSSPVGTMERDTTPTLESWNGFSNKEIRRVFVRKVYAILMVQLTITFGVVALFVFEPHVKLFVQKNFEAYIAAYVLFIVLYIALVCCESLRRTYPTNMILLFVFTLVMSYMVGVISSFHDTDTVLMASGICAACCLAVSIFSCHTKFDFTSCAGFLFIAVWALFLFGILTIFTYNRIMNTVYSVLGAVLFMAFLAFDTQMLMGGRKLELSPEEHIFAALQLYMDIVQIFLFLLRIVGRR, encoded by the exons ATGTCAAGCGGCCCGTACCCTTCTCAACAGCCGCCACTGTTTCTTCAACCTATAGTCCAGCTTCCCTATACGCCCATAATGCAACCAGCAAATCCGAGTGCGCCTTCCGGCCTATCGTACCCAACGAATCCTGGATTTATGCCAACGCCCGTGCCGCAACCCGGAATTCAAAATTCTGGATTTGTGCCAACGCCCGTGCCGCAACCCGGAATTCAACATTCTGGATTTATGCCAACGCCTCCACCGCAACCTGGAACTCGGCAACAGCAACCCTACATTGGATTTGCGCCACACGACCAGTTTCCAGCTGCACCGCCTCCATATCCAGGTCCAGGACAAGCAGACTTTGGGAAGCCATCATCGG GGATGAGTTCACCTGTTGGCACTATGGAAAGGGACACCACACCAACGCTTGAATCCTGGAATGGCTTCTCCAACAAAGAGATCAGGCGTGTCTTTGTTCGAAAA GTGTATGCTATCCTCATGGTCCAGCTCACCATCACATTTGGTGTTGTGGCTTTGTTCGTATTCGA GCCACATGTTAAGTTATTTGTACAGAAGAATTTTGAAGCATACATTGCTGCCTA TGTTTTGTTTATTGTCCTCTACATAGCACTGGTCTGCTGTGAAAGCCTGAG GCGAACTTACCCTACAAACATGATCCTGCTGTTTGTCTTT ACACTGGTGATGTCCTACATGGTCGGCGTGATATCGAG TTTCCATGATACTGACACTGTCCTCATGGCTTCCGGAATCTGTGCAGCTTGCTGCCTGGCTGTCTCTATCTTCTCCTGCCATACAAAG TTTGACTTCACCAGCTGTGCTGGCTTCCTCTTCATTGCTGTTTGGGCTCTGTTTCTCTTTGGCATCCTCACAATCTTCACCTACAACAGG ATTATGAACACAGTGTATTCTGTTCTCGGGGCTGTCCTCTTTATGGCT TTCCTGGCCTTTGATACCCAGATGCTCATGGGTGGTCGCAAGTTGGAACTGAGCCCTGAGGAGCACATCTTTGCTGCACTGCAGCTGTACATGGACATTGTGCAAATCTTTCTGTTCCTATTGAGAATTGTGGGAAGGCGCTAA
- the LOC126531346 gene encoding protein lifeguard 2-like isoform X2, whose protein sequence is MSSGPYPSQQPPLFLQPIVQLPYTPIMQPANPSAPSGLSYPTNPGFMPTPVPQPGIQNSGFVPTPVPQPGIQHSGFMPTPPPQPGTRQQQPYIGFAPHDQFPAAPPPYPGPGQADFGKPSSGMSSPVGTMERDTTPTLESWNGFSNKEIRRVFVRKVYAILMVQLTITFGVVALFVFEPHVKLFVQKNFEAYIAAYVLFIVLYIALVCCESLRRTYPTNMILLFVFTLVMSYMVGVISSFHDTDTVLMASGICAACCLAVSIFSCHTKFDFTSCAGFLFIAVWALFLFGILTIFTYNRIMNTVYSVLGAVLFMAPILL, encoded by the exons ATGTCAAGCGGCCCGTACCCTTCTCAACAGCCGCCACTGTTTCTTCAACCTATAGTCCAGCTTCCCTATACGCCCATAATGCAACCAGCAAATCCGAGTGCGCCTTCCGGCCTATCGTACCCAACGAATCCTGGATTTATGCCAACGCCCGTGCCGCAACCCGGAATTCAAAATTCTGGATTTGTGCCAACGCCCGTGCCGCAACCCGGAATTCAACATTCTGGATTTATGCCAACGCCTCCACCGCAACCTGGAACTCGGCAACAGCAACCCTACATTGGATTTGCGCCACACGACCAGTTTCCAGCTGCACCGCCTCCATATCCAGGTCCAGGACAAGCAGACTTTGGGAAGCCATCATCGG GGATGAGTTCACCTGTTGGCACTATGGAAAGGGACACCACACCAACGCTTGAATCCTGGAATGGCTTCTCCAACAAAGAGATCAGGCGTGTCTTTGTTCGAAAA GTGTATGCTATCCTCATGGTCCAGCTCACCATCACATTTGGTGTTGTGGCTTTGTTCGTATTCGA GCCACATGTTAAGTTATTTGTACAGAAGAATTTTGAAGCATACATTGCTGCCTA TGTTTTGTTTATTGTCCTCTACATAGCACTGGTCTGCTGTGAAAGCCTGAG GCGAACTTACCCTACAAACATGATCCTGCTGTTTGTCTTT ACACTGGTGATGTCCTACATGGTCGGCGTGATATCGAG TTTCCATGATACTGACACTGTCCTCATGGCTTCCGGAATCTGTGCAGCTTGCTGCCTGGCTGTCTCTATCTTCTCCTGCCATACAAAG TTTGACTTCACCAGCTGTGCTGGCTTCCTCTTCATTGCTGTTTGGGCTCTGTTTCTCTTTGGCATCCTCACAATCTTCACCTACAACAGG ATTATGAACACAGTGTATTCTGTTCTCGGGGCTGTCCTCTTTATGGCT CCCATACTTCTATAG